From Plasmodium brasilianum strain Bolivian I chromosome 7, whole genome shotgun sequence, the proteins below share one genomic window:
- a CDS encoding fam-m protein, giving the protein MEMPKKLFLFTEIFFFIISTWILNFENDVISFNKILDVNYNLVQKLDIKKYRLLAKYKESKDSNSASLKDDIPNNIGYSQIDIFNKVEDTMKRKKSYRSSLNKAQYYTEVINHNKGMFDGKHFHFEKKWIKKKDYDYFLEKNRRIGDIGYPILQGLGYLETVAKIIMKSIKSAFKLADDIPVPSYTYPLLFSMLLFILAIIIVVGITKILINNEKYKKIKLMTE; this is encoded by the exons ATGGAAATGCCAAAGAAGTTATTCTTATTtactgaaatttttttttttataatttcaacTTGGATtctaaattttgaaaatgatGTA atttcatttaacaaaatattggATGTGAACTATAACCTTGTTCAGAAATTAGACATAAAGAAGTACAGATtactagcaaaatataaggaGAGCAAGGATTCAAATAGTGCAAGTTTAAAAGATGATATACCTAATAATATAGGTTATTCTcaaatagatatatttaataaagtaGAAGACACAATGAAACGCAAAAAATCATATAGAAGTTCACTGAATAAGGCGCAATATTATACAGAAGTAATAAATCATAATAAAGGAATGtttgatggaaaacatttccattttgaaaaaaagtggataaaaaaaaaagattatgattattttcttgaaaaaaaCAGGAGAATTGGTGATAtag GATATCCCATATTACAAGGATTAGGTTACTTGGAAACTGTCGCGAAAATTATCATGAAATCAATAAAAAGCGCTTTTAAGTTAGCAGATGACATCCCAGTACCATCCTATACTTatccattattattttctatgcttctttttatattagctattataatagtagtagGAATTACAAAGatcttaataaataatgaaaaatataaaaaaattaaattgatGACTgagtaa